Part of the Helicobacter sp. MIT 21-1697 genome is shown below.
GTGTGCTTAATACGCTACGCGTGATAATATCTGTTTCAATATTGAGCTTTCTACCTACTTCAAATTGCCCAAAAAGCGTGTTTTGCAAGGTATGGGGAATAAGGGTGAGTTTAAAGGCTTTGTCATTGCACTCTATTGCTGTGAGGCTTATGCCCTCCACACATACAGAGCCTTTGGGGATAATGAGTGAGAGAATCTGCGGGGAAGATTCTATCCAAAAATCGCTTGAATCCACGTGGTGTTCAATACGACTAATGCGCCCTATCCCATCAATATGCCCTTGCACAATGTGCCCATCGAATCTATCGCCCACTTGCAAGGCTGGTTCTAAATGCACAAATGCACCTTGTGTGTAGTTTTCAAGCGCAATACTTTGTTGTGTGTGTTGGCTTAACTCCATTGCTATGCCATTTTCAAAAAGTCTCATAGCAGTGAGACACGCGCCATTAATGGCAATAGAATCTCCAAGTTGTGCTTTATAAGGTGTGATAATCTCAAGAGTATTATGTGCAAAACTCTTTACTTGGGCAATTTGGCGAACTAATCCACTAAACATTAAAAATTCCTTAGTTTGTTAAAGATAATTATGTTAGAATCGTGGCTTTATTCTAGCACAATTAGTATAATTTTAAGGATTTTTGGGCGTGAGTGCAAATTTGAGATATATGATAGATACACATTGTCATTTAGATAGTCAAAGCTTTGCAAATGATTTGGAGCAAGTCATTGCGCGGGCATTTGAGCAAAATGTCGCTAAAATCATCATTCCGGGCGCAGATATACGCACTTTGCCTCTTGCGCAGAGCATTGCCCATACATATGAAAATGTATATTTTGCTGCAGGAGTGCATCCTAATGAGATTGATAATTTTGATATAGCTGTGCTTGAAGAATATGCAAAAGATGAAAAGTGCATTGCTATTGGGGAATGTGGGCTGGATTATCATTATCTACCCCAAGATTCGCATACAAAAGAACAGCTCAAAGCACAACAAAAACAATGCTTTATTGCACAAATTGAACTCGCCTTGAAACTACAAAAGCCCCTTATCGTGCATATTAGAGAGGCAAGTACAGATAGTTTTGCAATTTTGGATTCATATAAAGAGGCGCGTGGGGTATTACACTGCTATAATGCAGATAGAATCTTGCTTGAATTGAGTGAGCGGTTTTATTATGGAATTGGTGGCGTTTGCACCTTTAAAAATGCTCGGCGACTTATTGAGGTGCTTCCGCTTATACCAAAGGAACGCATTGTGCTTGAAACTGATGCACCTTATCTCACACCTCACCCATATAGGGGGACACGCAATGAGCCGCATTATATTCCATTGATTATGCGTCAAATTGCTCAAGTGCTTGATATGAGTGAAGAGCAAGTGATAGATACAAGCACGCGCAATGCTATTACGCTTTTTAAAGAGATTCAATAAAAGAGGAAGGAATATCAATGAAAAATGCAAAGCACCATATATGCTTGATGATTTTTGCTTTATTTTGCGCAGTCAATGTGTCATTGAGCAATGAAAATGGTTTTTATACAATGACATATAATAAAAATACGAATAATGTGCTTAATTCATTTGGAGTGCATACAGCTTTTATTGTAACAATTGCAGATGATGCAAGAGCGCAGAAAATCCAAGAGAAATGGAAATATTTTGTGCAACGTTTTGAGCATAGTTATGAATTTATCCCCACACTTAAAAATATGATGGCAAAAGAGCAGATTCCCCAAGAGTTTTTATTTTTAGCTATGGCAGAATCCGAATTTGCCCCAAGTGCAAAAAGTTCCAAAAAAGCCATAGGTATTTGGCAGATTATGCCCGCGACAGGCAAAAGTTTAGGAT
Proteins encoded:
- the ribE gene encoding riboflavin synthase → MFSGLVRQIAQVKSFAHNTLEIITPYKAQLGDSIAINGACLTAMRLFENGIAMELSQHTQQSIALENYTQGAFVHLEPALQVGDRFDGHIVQGHIDGIGRISRIEHHVDSSDFWIESSPQILSLIIPKGSVCVEGISLTAIECNDKAFKLTLIPHTLQNTLFGQFEVGRKLNIETDIITRSVLSTLKSIFGTTHNFNTPLSWRDIDTLSLGY
- a CDS encoding TatD family hydrolase, which gives rise to MIDTHCHLDSQSFANDLEQVIARAFEQNVAKIIIPGADIRTLPLAQSIAHTYENVYFAAGVHPNEIDNFDIAVLEEYAKDEKCIAIGECGLDYHYLPQDSHTKEQLKAQQKQCFIAQIELALKLQKPLIVHIREASTDSFAILDSYKEARGVLHCYNADRILLELSERFYYGIGGVCTFKNARRLIEVLPLIPKERIVLETDAPYLTPHPYRGTRNEPHYIPLIMRQIAQVLDMSEEQVIDTSTRNAITLFKEIQ